In Montipora capricornis isolate CH-2021 chromosome 4, ASM3666992v2, whole genome shotgun sequence, a single genomic region encodes these proteins:
- the LOC138045000 gene encoding uncharacterized protein: protein MVAACPSQASLNQLRFLSPEYFRAGEIHNHLSVWEHLLRGRGSSQVDLMEIINEGVRIDRFFKSFKGNFKGSSYDSLLPPPMRLDNAKICEQFRNFITDTVVDWVDAGVLAVWGRVSEVTPPHLVLPLTVEPSKPRLCHDERFLNLWIKDLPFKLDHLSDLPRYVLPGHFQTSFDDKSGYQHVLLHPSSRTFFGLEWNGVYFVFCTLPFGWKASAYIYHNLGLAVTSAARSFGVPVSQYIDDRHVGQLCRAPASSTLSPSKVLAEAAAYILCYLLIEAGYFIAIAKSQCAPSIVIRFLGFLCDSFRQAFLLPPDKKLKFKILREKILSSRCVGVKTLQRFAGKVISFSLAIPGCKLYVRETFKAISQLCRSSKPFVRVEGNLRTEVLYWRFLDDWNDCFPWRSELHVTVSLFSDASTRAWGAVLFQNGQKLMSRDYWPSDPSTDVNLLESRALLNALVSFKSRLSNSRVDVHIDNKVLKSALDDDGCRNSAINEVVKEIYRYSRDQNFSIQTFYVPSSHNPADEPSRKCSDLDCMLSVGAWLSLERLFGPHSFDLMSLDSNCQKDAYGNPLPHYTPWATPGSAGINVFANPLPAGHNIYVFPPFVLLGPLLRYVVDQEFHGAFTLIVPDIRPRPFWWATIQAFSIDRFLLGKKGSGSVLLFPSQRSQEWFTRPLQWDLWAFRCVCY, encoded by the coding sequence ATGGTCGCAGCCTGCCCCAGTCAAGCTTCGTTAAACCAGCTTCGTTTCCTCAGCCCTGAATATTTCCGAGCGGGCGAAATCCACAACCACCTGTCAGTATGGGAGCACTTACTGCGCGGACGTGGTTCATCTCAGGTAGACCTTATGGAGATTATTAACGAAGGCGTTAGGATCGATCGGTTTTTCAAGTCCttcaaaggaaattttaaaggCTCCTCATATGATTCACTGCTCCCTCCTCCCATGCGACTTGACAACGCCAAGATTTGTGAACAATTTCGGAATTTTATCACTGATACTGTCGTCGATTGGGTAGACGCGGGGGTACTTGCGGTTTGGGGCAGGGTCAGCGAAGTAACTCCCCCCCATTTGGTCCTTCCCCTCACTGTGGAACCTTCCAAACCTCGTTTATGCCACGATGAACGATTTTTGAATCTGTGGATTAAAGACCTCCCTTTTAAGCTTGACCACCTCTCAGACTTGCCCAGGTATGTTCTTCCTGGCCATTTTCAAACCTCCTTTGATGATAAAAGTGGCTATCAGCATGTGCTGCTCCACCCTTCGTCGCGGACTTTCTTTGGCTTGGAGTGGAATGGcgtttattttgtgttttgcaCTCTCCCGTTTggatggaaggcgagtgcttatATATATCACAATCTCGGTCTTGCCGTTACGAGTGCGGCACGTTCCTTTGGGGTTCCAGTGTCTCAGTACATAGACGATCGTCACGTTGGTCAACTCTGTCGGGCGCCAGCCAGTTCCACTCTATCCCCTAGCAAAGTACTCGCTGAGGCCGCCGCCTACATTTTATGCTATCTTCTCATAGAGGCAGGGTACTTCATAGCTATCGCTAAATCACAGTGCGCCCCTTCTATTGTTATTCGTTTTCTCGGTTTTCTTTGCGATTCCTTTCGCCAGGCTTTCCTTCTCCCGCCTGATAAGAAACTCAAGTTCAAGATACTCAGGGAGAAGATTCTGTCCTCCCGGTGTGTTGGTGTTAAAACCCTTCAGAGGTTTGCGGGAAAGGTTATCTCGTTTAGTTTGGCCATTCCTGGTTGCAAACTCTACGTTCGTGAAACTTTCAAGGCCATTTCCCAGCTCTGTCGCTCCTCTAAACCTTTTGTTCGCGTTGAGGGAAACCTTCGTACAGAGGTTTTATACTGGCGCTTCCTCGATGATTGGAACGATTGTTTCCCTTGGCGCTCCGAGCTTCACGTCACAGTTTCACTCTTTTCTGACGCCTCGACGCGTGCTTGGGGTGCGGTTCTGTTTCAAAACGGACAGAAGTTGATGTCAAGAGATTACTGGCCCTCTGATCCTTCTACAGATGTCAATTTATTGGAGTCAAGAGCTTTGTTGAATGctcttgtttcttttaaaagccggTTGTCAAATTCCCGCGTTGATGTCCATATTGATAACAAAGTTCTCAAGTCTGCATTAGACGACGACGGTTGCAGGAATTCTGCAATTAACGAGGTTGTCAAAGAAATTTATCGTTATAGTCGAGATCAGAACTTCAGCATTCAAACTTTCTACGTGCCTTCGTCGCATAATCCTGCTGACGAACCTTCGCGGAAGTGTTCGGATTTGGATTGTATGCTTTCTGTTGGGGCTTGGCTATCTTTGGAACGTTTGTTCGGTCCTCATTCATTCGATTTAATGTCCTTGGACAGTAACTGTCAAAAAGATGCCTACGGCAATCCTCTACCCCACTACACGCCCTGGGCCACCCCCGGATCCGCTGGGATCAACGTTTTCGCTAATCCCCTACCGGCTGGACACAACATTTACGTGTTTCCACCTTTTGTTCTTCTTGGACCTCTTCTTCGCTACGTTGTCGACCAAGAGTTTCATGGCGCTTTCACGCTCATTGTTCCGGATATCCGACCAAGACCATTCTGGTGGGCAACCATCCAGGCCTTCTCAATCGATCgatttcttttgggcaagaagggtTCCGGCTCAGTCCTACTTTTCCCTTCCCAGCGTTCTCAAGAATGGTTCACCCGTCCTCTCCAGTGGGACCTCTGGGCGTTTCGATGTGTCTGCTACTAA
- the LOC138044387 gene encoding uncharacterized protein, translated as MAEHRLPRPPAPVAAAIVEHAAVEPPPVVEEPPVVDPVIAPPPAPVLAADPAPAVETMEEAAARIKVLEDKIKSLEQLQTLESSESALAALRRHISRPTAMFDKYEALDLLQSLVRLARNESHKKADEYAAALDEIRARTDALDHLQLQRLFLGLLGDPVRAKVAREATTILKGVDKAPTPLTGYGSIARRPSPYPPQQNTQCFRCFKWGHVARSCRHNPVRRQGGRGRAGRF; from the exons ATGGCAGAACATCGTCTTCCCCGTCCACCCGCTCCCGTCGCTGCTGCAATCGTGGAGCATGCTGCCGTTGAGCCACCGCCAGTTGTAGAAGAACCGCCTGTTGTTGATCCGGTTATCGCACCGCCCCCGGCTCCAGTTCTAGCGGCGGACCCGGCCCCGGCGGTTGAAACCATGGAAGAG GCCGCTGCCCGTATTAAGGTTCTTGAGGACAAGATTAAGTCGTTGGAGCAGCTGCAGACTTTAGAAAGTTCAGAGTCAGCTCTCGCAGCCTTGCGTCGACATATCAGTCGCCCTACCGCGATGTTCGATAAATATGAGGCCCTTGATCTCCTACAGTCTCTAGTTCGTTTGGCAAGAAACGAAAGTCACAAGAAAGCAGACGAGTATGCGGCTGCTCTTGATGAGATCAGAGCCAGGACTGATGCCTTGGACCACCTTCAGCTGCAACGCCTTTTCCTCGGGTTATTGGGGGATCCTGTTCGTGCTAAAGTTGCCAGGGAAGCCACTACTATTTTGAAGGGCGTGGACAAAGCTCCTACTCCCCTTACTGGCTATGGATCCATCGCGCGTAGACCCTCTCCTTACCCGCCTCAGCAAAACACGCAGTGCTTTCGATGCTTTAAGTGGGGGCATGTCGCCCGTTCATGCCGTCATAACCCAGTGAGACGTCAAGGTGGTCGGGGACGAGCCGGACGTTTTTAG